In the Qipengyuania pelagi genome, one interval contains:
- a CDS encoding peptidoglycan D,D-transpeptidase FtsI family protein — MPQARVQLAGIRQNSLAQAKLRVLWIVLAFVFVAMMALVRIAFLGGSDRAVAATSLEDALLPDRGEIVDRNGVPLARAFPAYALWFNPEALGEDGSPLVRSPQTVAAELKAIFPDLDETRVAEQLASGKAGYLRRRVLPEEANRVQDIGELALEMPQENDRHYPQGSMAAHILGYVAADGHGRVGMEQVLDEQLSDPASRGIPVALSIDMRVQGALEDELRRGMKLVDAKGGAGIVLDVDTGEVMALASLPEFDPNKIDERGASLMFNRVTNQVYELGSTFKPLSVAAAIDAGVVRDLGAHWDASPVKVGRFAIKDSHYLGASLNVPSTLIHSSNTVTARIADKLGPEKLRQYMMDMGMAERPHIELPAKGFPIWPGDKWPRLRSMTVSFGHGIAVTPLHLASAYATMVNGGVWRPATLHKLKPGEAPEGRRVFKASTSARMNQILRATTIYGTGKNADAPGFRVGGKTGSAEKPGAGGYRRSTLVSTFAAAFPMDRPRYVVIAMLDEPQGTLASSFQRTAAWNAAPIVGRLVPRIGPMLGVRPDNTRDIDISDIKPLIPEANR; from the coding sequence ATGCCGCAGGCGCGCGTGCAACTGGCGGGCATCCGCCAGAACTCGCTCGCGCAGGCCAAATTGCGCGTCCTGTGGATCGTACTCGCCTTCGTGTTCGTGGCGATGATGGCGCTGGTGCGGATCGCCTTTCTCGGTGGATCGGATCGTGCGGTGGCTGCGACCTCTTTGGAAGACGCGCTGCTGCCCGATCGCGGCGAAATCGTTGATCGCAACGGCGTCCCGCTGGCGCGCGCCTTCCCGGCCTATGCGCTCTGGTTCAATCCCGAAGCGCTGGGCGAGGATGGATCGCCGCTGGTGCGCAGCCCGCAGACGGTGGCCGCAGAACTCAAGGCGATCTTCCCCGATCTCGACGAGACGCGTGTCGCGGAACAGCTCGCTTCGGGCAAGGCGGGGTATCTGCGCCGCCGGGTGCTGCCCGAAGAAGCCAACCGCGTGCAGGATATCGGCGAACTCGCGCTGGAAATGCCACAGGAGAACGACCGGCATTATCCGCAAGGTTCGATGGCGGCGCATATTCTCGGCTACGTCGCGGCGGACGGGCATGGGCGCGTCGGGATGGAGCAGGTGCTCGACGAGCAGCTGAGCGATCCGGCCAGCCGTGGTATCCCGGTTGCGCTGTCGATCGACATGCGGGTGCAGGGCGCGCTCGAGGACGAATTGCGCCGGGGCATGAAACTGGTCGATGCCAAGGGCGGCGCGGGCATCGTGCTGGACGTCGACACGGGCGAGGTGATGGCGCTGGCTTCGCTGCCCGAATTCGACCCCAACAAGATCGACGAGCGCGGCGCATCGCTGATGTTCAACCGCGTGACCAATCAGGTCTACGAACTCGGCTCGACCTTCAAGCCGCTCTCGGTCGCCGCTGCGATCGATGCGGGCGTGGTGCGCGATCTGGGCGCCCATTGGGACGCCTCGCCGGTCAAGGTCGGGCGCTTCGCGATCAAGGACAGCCATTATCTCGGCGCGAGCCTCAACGTGCCGAGCACACTGATCCATTCGTCCAACACCGTCACCGCGCGCATCGCCGACAAGCTCGGCCCGGAAAAGCTGCGCCAGTACATGATGGACATGGGTATGGCAGAGCGCCCGCATATCGAGCTGCCCGCCAAGGGCTTCCCGATCTGGCCGGGCGACAAATGGCCGCGCCTCAGGAGCATGACGGTCAGCTTCGGCCACGGCATCGCGGTCACGCCGCTGCACCTCGCCAGCGCCTATGCGACGATGGTCAATGGCGGTGTGTGGCGCCCTGCGACGCTGCACAAGCTGAAGCCCGGCGAAGCGCCCGAAGGCCGCCGCGTGTTCAAGGCCTCGACCTCGGCGCGGATGAACCAGATCCTGCGCGCAACCACCATTTACGGGACGGGCAAGAACGCCGACGCGCCGGGCTTCCGCGTGGGCGGCAAGACGGGCTCCGCCGAAAAGCCGGGCGCGGGCGGTTATCGCCGTTCGACGCTGGTTTCGACTTTCGCCGCCGCTTTCCCGATGGATCGCCCGCGCTATGTCGTGATCGCCATGCTGGACGAGCCGCAGGGCACGCTCGCCTCCAGCTTCCAGCGCACCGCCGCCTGGAACGCCGCGCCGATCGTCGGCCGCCTTGTGCCGCGCATCGGCCCGATGCTCGGCGTGCGGCCCGACAACACGCGCGACATCGACATTTCCGACATCAAGCCTTTGATCCCCGAGGCGAACCGGTGA
- a CDS encoding UDP-N-acetylmuramoyl-L-alanyl-D-glutamate--2,6-diaminopimelate ligase, whose translation MKLAKLCAEAGLACPANGEAEVTGFAIDNRKVAPGTVFGAFQGARVNGEDFIAAAIEAGAVAVIARPEAKVEGAVHIADPEPRRTFAQLAARFFTPVPAHIVAVTGTNGKTSTVEMTRQIWRMAGERAASIGTLGVTTPDGSVSTGLTTPDIVTFLSNLSGLAREGVTHVAYEASSHGLSQFRNEGVPVEAVAFTNFSRDHLDYHADMEEYFLAKMRLFDEVASDGATAVIWRGSDSGEWTARAIEHAEKRGLTPFTVGEKGEGIRLVSREATALGQDLTVEHDGQTRTFRLPLIGAYQVSNALVSAGLALASGIDAGRVWDAVARLQPVRGRLERAVIAPSGAPVYVDYAHTPDALTAAIAALRPHVAAKDGARLITVFGAGGDRDHGKRAPMGEAASQGSDLVIVTDDNPRGEEPSAIRAAVMQGVSGEALEIGGRRDAIARAIAEAGEGDIVLVAGKGHEQGQIIGSGENMKVHPFDDVEVARECAAAHAETMK comes from the coding sequence GTGAAGCTGGCGAAGCTCTGCGCGGAGGCGGGTCTCGCCTGTCCGGCCAATGGCGAGGCCGAGGTGACCGGCTTCGCCATCGACAACCGCAAGGTCGCGCCCGGCACCGTTTTCGGCGCGTTTCAGGGCGCGCGCGTGAATGGAGAGGATTTCATTGCCGCCGCGATCGAGGCGGGAGCGGTGGCGGTGATCGCCCGGCCCGAAGCGAAGGTCGAGGGCGCGGTCCATATCGCCGATCCCGAACCGCGCCGCACCTTCGCGCAGCTTGCGGCGCGCTTCTTCACCCCCGTCCCGGCGCATATCGTCGCGGTGACGGGGACGAACGGGAAGACCTCGACGGTCGAGATGACCCGCCAGATCTGGCGCATGGCGGGCGAGCGCGCGGCGAGCATCGGGACGCTCGGCGTGACGACCCCCGATGGCAGCGTGTCGACCGGGCTGACCACGCCCGACATCGTGACCTTCCTGTCGAATCTCAGCGGGCTGGCGCGCGAGGGCGTGACGCATGTCGCGTATGAGGCATCGAGCCACGGCCTCTCCCAGTTCCGCAATGAGGGCGTGCCCGTCGAAGCCGTCGCCTTCACCAATTTCAGCCGCGATCACCTCGATTACCATGCCGATATGGAGGAGTATTTCCTCGCCAAGATGCGGCTGTTCGACGAGGTCGCGAGTGATGGCGCGACGGCAGTGATCTGGCGCGGAAGCGACAGCGGCGAATGGACCGCGCGCGCCATCGAACACGCCGAAAAACGCGGGCTGACTCCGTTCACCGTGGGCGAAAAGGGCGAGGGCATCCGCCTCGTCTCGCGCGAGGCGACGGCGTTGGGTCAGGACCTGACTGTTGAACATGACGGACAGACTCGCACTTTCCGCCTTCCGCTGATCGGAGCCTATCAGGTCTCGAACGCCCTCGTCTCCGCCGGGCTGGCGCTGGCGAGCGGGATCGATGCGGGCCGGGTCTGGGACGCGGTCGCACGACTCCAGCCTGTGCGCGGACGCCTCGAACGCGCGGTCATCGCGCCGAGCGGCGCGCCGGTCTATGTCGATTACGCCCACACGCCGGATGCGCTGACCGCTGCCATCGCGGCTTTGCGCCCGCATGTTGCGGCCAAGGATGGGGCGCGTCTCATCACCGTGTTCGGCGCTGGCGGCGACCGCGATCACGGCAAGCGCGCGCCGATGGGCGAAGCGGCCTCGCAAGGGTCGGACCTCGTCATCGTTACCGACGACAATCCCCGCGGCGAAGAGCCGAGCGCGATCCGCGCGGCGGTGATGCAGGGCGTCAGCGGAGAGGCATTGGAAATCGGCGGGCGGCGCGATGCGATCGCGCGCGCCATCGCCGAAGCGGGCGAGGGGGACATCGTCCTCGTCGCCGGCAAGGGGCACGAACAGGGACAGATCATCGGTTCGGGAGAGAATATGAAGGTCCACCCCTTCGACGACGTCGAAGTCGCGCGCGAATGCGCCGCAGCACACGCGGAGACCATGAAATGA
- a CDS encoding division/cell wall cluster transcriptional repressor MraZ has protein sequence MLFGGYSGQAYSPAGDKGRYVLPPLFRKAVKESSDSRTLCLTKHDRWNCLVGFGLSRKLEFEAQLDREEEMAFKFQRDFDRETRSSQLNGFAELPFDDSGRFVMPDYLRGLADIGDGLYFQGGGRFFTVWNPDELMRMGDDWAAAKAACQALVAEAEAKAKRK, from the coding sequence GTGCTTTTCGGGGGATACAGCGGACAAGCCTATTCGCCTGCGGGCGATAAGGGCCGCTATGTCCTTCCGCCGCTGTTTCGCAAGGCGGTGAAGGAAAGCAGCGATTCCCGCACCCTATGTCTGACCAAGCACGATCGCTGGAACTGCCTCGTCGGTTTCGGCCTGTCCCGCAAACTCGAATTCGAAGCGCAGCTCGATCGCGAGGAAGAAATGGCGTTCAAGTTCCAGCGCGATTTCGATCGGGAAACCCGGTCCAGCCAGTTGAACGGCTTTGCCGAACTTCCCTTCGACGATAGCGGGCGGTTCGTCATGCCGGATTACCTGCGCGGTCTCGCCGATATCGGGGACGGGCTCTATTTCCAGGGCGGCGGGCGGTTCTTCACCGTCTGGAACCCTGATGAACTGATGCGCATGGGTGACGATTGGGCCGCCGCCAAGGCCGCCTGCCAGGCGCTGGTCGCCGAGGCGGAAGCGAAGGCCAAGCGCAAGTGA
- a CDS encoding cysteine synthase A, protein MTAIPLRADTLDLIGNTPLVRLAGPSEAAGCDIFGKCEFANPGASVKDRAALYIVRDAEARGELKPGGTVVEGTAGNTGIGIALVANALGYRTIIVMPDNQSKEKMDTLRALGAELVTVPPTKYSDANHFVHTSRRLAEETEGAIWANQFDNTANRKAHIEGTAKELWEQMEGRIDGFTCAAGTGGTIAGVGMGLKQFDETVTIALTDPHGAALYDYYAHGELKSEGSSVAEGIGQGRITGNLEGAPIDTQFRISDEEGLEWVRRLLREEGLCLGLSSGINVAGAVALGRQLKAQGHEDPRVATILCDTGFRYLSTLYNADWLRSKDLPVFDWLEGAA, encoded by the coding sequence ATGACTGCCATTCCCCTACGAGCCGATACGCTCGATCTCATCGGCAACACGCCGCTCGTCCGCCTCGCCGGGCCGAGCGAGGCTGCCGGTTGCGACATTTTCGGCAAATGCGAATTCGCCAATCCGGGCGCGAGCGTGAAGGATCGCGCCGCGCTCTATATCGTCCGCGATGCCGAGGCGCGCGGCGAATTAAAGCCGGGTGGAACGGTGGTAGAAGGCACGGCGGGCAATACCGGGATCGGCATCGCGCTTGTCGCCAATGCGCTCGGCTATCGCACGATCATCGTCATGCCGGACAACCAGTCGAAGGAGAAGATGGACACGCTGCGCGCTCTGGGCGCGGAGCTGGTCACCGTACCCCCGACGAAATATTCCGACGCCAACCATTTCGTTCACACCAGCCGCCGTCTCGCCGAAGAGACTGAAGGCGCGATCTGGGCTAACCAGTTCGACAACACCGCCAACCGCAAGGCCCATATCGAGGGTACGGCGAAGGAATTGTGGGAGCAGATGGAGGGCCGGATCGACGGCTTCACCTGCGCTGCCGGCACGGGCGGCACGATCGCGGGCGTCGGCATGGGCCTCAAGCAATTCGACGAGACCGTCACGATCGCGCTGACCGATCCGCATGGCGCCGCGCTCTACGATTACTACGCGCATGGCGAGCTGAAATCGGAAGGGTCCTCGGTTGCGGAAGGGATCGGGCAGGGGCGCATAACCGGCAATCTCGAAGGCGCGCCGATCGACACCCAGTTCCGCATTTCGGACGAGGAAGGCCTCGAATGGGTCCGCCGCCTGCTGCGCGAAGAGGGGCTCTGCCTCGGCCTGTCGAGCGGCATCAACGTGGCGGGCGCGGTGGCGCTGGGCCGCCAGTTGAAAGCGCAGGGTCACGAGGATCCGCGCGTCGCGACGATCCTGTGCGATACGGGTTTCCGCTACCTCTCGACGCTCTACAACGCCGATTGGCTGCGTTCCAAGGACCTGCCGGTGTTCGACTGGCTGGAAGGGGCGGCCTGA
- a CDS encoding DNA-3-methyladenine glycosylase family protein has product MGLTAEQLRDGIDAVVAREPRVAAALAKAGYPEPRLRDTGYKTLLRTIVGQQVSVAAAASVWTRLEAELGEDFTPACLLERDFDTLRACGLSRQKQGYARSLCELVAEGELDFESLPADDEAAIAELTRIKGIGRWSAEIYLLFAEGRPDIWPAGDLAVQVGLGKLLGLAERPSEKETRALAEHWRPHRGAMAIFTWHIYNNPAL; this is encoded by the coding sequence ATGGGACTGACCGCGGAGCAATTACGGGACGGGATCGACGCGGTCGTGGCGCGGGAGCCGCGCGTAGCCGCTGCGCTCGCCAAGGCAGGCTATCCCGAACCGCGCCTGCGCGACACCGGCTACAAGACGCTGCTGCGCACGATCGTCGGCCAGCAGGTCTCGGTCGCCGCGGCGGCATCGGTGTGGACCAGGCTGGAAGCCGAACTGGGTGAGGATTTCACCCCCGCCTGCCTGCTCGAACGCGATTTCGACACGTTGCGGGCCTGCGGCCTGTCCCGCCAGAAACAGGGCTATGCCCGATCGCTCTGCGAACTGGTCGCGGAAGGGGAGCTGGATTTCGAAAGCCTGCCCGCCGATGACGAGGCGGCGATCGCGGAGCTGACCAGGATCAAGGGGATCGGGCGCTGGTCGGCGGAAATCTATCTTCTGTTTGCCGAAGGACGCCCCGATATCTGGCCTGCGGGCGATCTCGCCGTGCAGGTGGGCTTGGGCAAACTGCTCGGCCTCGCCGAACGCCCGAGCGAGAAAGAAACCCGCGCGCTGGCCGAGCACTGGCGCCCGCATCGCGGGGCGATGGCCATCTTCACCTGGCATATCTACAATAATCCGGCGCTATAG
- the rsmH gene encoding 16S rRNA (cytosine(1402)-N(4))-methyltransferase RsmH: MSEPHIPVLLDEVIAALDPKPGDVIVDATFGAGGYTRAILDKGAQVHAFDRDPDAIANGAAMVDQYADRLTLHPYRFSQMVGALAEAGVARVDGVVMDIGVSSMQLDQAERGFAFSHDGPLDMRMSQTGESAADFLNTADADQIADVLYLYGEERQSRRVARAIVAARPLETTGDLARVVRKALGHKPHDKKDPATRSFQAVRIHVNGELDELEQGLVAAETLLSEGGRLAVVSFHSLEDRIVKRFLRDASSAPPASRHLPQVEAFVPAFTRVSKAIRPTEAEIARNPRARSSVLRHALRSAAPVREAA, encoded by the coding sequence GTGAGCGAGCCTCATATCCCTGTCCTCCTCGACGAGGTGATCGCCGCGCTCGATCCCAAGCCGGGCGACGTGATCGTCGACGCGACCTTCGGGGCGGGCGGCTATACGCGCGCGATCCTCGACAAGGGGGCGCAGGTCCACGCCTTCGACCGCGACCCCGATGCGATCGCCAATGGCGCCGCGATGGTCGACCAATATGCAGATCGCCTGACGCTGCACCCGTATCGCTTCTCGCAGATGGTCGGCGCGCTGGCCGAAGCAGGCGTGGCGAGGGTCGACGGGGTCGTGATGGATATCGGCGTATCCTCGATGCAGCTCGACCAGGCGGAGCGCGGCTTCGCCTTCTCGCATGACGGCCCGCTCGACATGCGGATGAGCCAGACCGGCGAAAGCGCCGCCGATTTCCTCAATACCGCCGATGCCGATCAGATCGCCGACGTGCTGTATCTCTATGGCGAGGAGCGCCAGTCGCGCCGCGTCGCCCGCGCCATCGTGGCCGCGCGCCCGCTCGAAACGACCGGCGATCTCGCCCGCGTCGTGCGCAAGGCCTTGGGCCACAAGCCGCACGACAAGAAGGACCCGGCGACGCGCAGCTTCCAGGCGGTGCGCATCCATGTGAATGGCGAGCTGGACGAGTTGGAGCAGGGCCTCGTCGCCGCGGAAACGCTGCTGAGCGAAGGCGGGCGGCTGGCCGTGGTCAGCTTCCACAGCCTCGAAGATCGCATTGTCAAACGCTTCCTGCGCGACGCGTCGAGTGCGCCCCCCGCCTCGCGCCATCTGCCGCAGGTCGAGGCGTTCGTTCCCGCCTTCACCCGCGTCAGCAAGGCGATCCGCCCCACCGAAGCCGAGATCGCGCGCAACCCTCGCGCGCGCTCCTCGGTCCTGCGGCACGCCCTCCGCAGCGCCGCGCCCGTGAGGGAGGCCGCCTGA
- a CDS encoding 2Fe-2S iron-sulfur cluster-binding protein, whose amino-acid sequence MPKLIVTTREGETSEIDVADGLTVMEAIRDNGFDELLALCGGCCSCATCHVHIDPAFQDKLPAMSEDEDDLLESSDHRDANSRLGCQIPFTGDLDGLKVTIAAED is encoded by the coding sequence ATGCCCAAGCTGATCGTAACCACCCGCGAAGGCGAGACATCCGAGATCGACGTCGCGGACGGGCTGACCGTCATGGAAGCGATCCGCGACAACGGCTTCGACGAGCTGCTGGCGCTGTGCGGCGGCTGCTGTTCGTGCGCGACCTGCCACGTCCATATCGATCCGGCCTTCCAGGACAAGCTGCCCGCGATGAGCGAGGACGAGGACGATCTGCTCGAATCCTCCGATCATCGAGACGCCAATTCACGCCTCGGCTGCCAGATCCCCTTCACCGGCGATCTCGACGGTCTCAAGGTGACGATCGCGGCGGAAGACTGA
- a CDS encoding Gldg family protein yields the protein MGRNSVSRSRGAALALGAVLIACTACSASADADPAVEQVGEQMAQPRLGLMSTLPIYWNEAVEFSDLLNQDQGANWVRALLERDYALEPLDVLTPETLAPLDRLILAQPRALSPEENVALDDWVREGGRVILFADPMLTRHSEYRLGDPRRPHDVALLSPILARWGLELEMDTSQDDEERVVDAFGLSVPTRISGTFAARDAGGEAECALSDTRLMARCTIGKGGALLIADAAILDEDDHNAGQHAEDKASAEHSERQIREAALTGLLESGFEG from the coding sequence TTGGGCCGCAATAGCGTCTCGCGATCGCGCGGGGCGGCCCTGGCGCTCGGTGCGGTGCTGATAGCGTGCACGGCATGTTCCGCCAGCGCCGATGCCGATCCGGCGGTTGAGCAGGTTGGCGAGCAGATGGCGCAGCCTCGCCTGGGCCTCATGTCGACTCTGCCGATCTATTGGAACGAGGCGGTCGAGTTTTCCGATCTGCTGAATCAGGATCAGGGTGCGAACTGGGTGCGCGCCCTCCTGGAGCGCGATTATGCGCTCGAACCGCTCGATGTGCTGACGCCCGAAACGCTCGCGCCGCTGGACCGCCTGATCCTCGCCCAGCCGCGTGCTTTGTCGCCGGAAGAGAATGTCGCGCTCGACGATTGGGTGCGCGAAGGTGGGCGGGTGATCCTTTTCGCCGACCCCATGCTGACGCGCCATTCCGAATACCGGCTGGGCGATCCGCGTCGCCCCCATGATGTCGCGCTGCTGTCTCCGATCCTGGCGCGATGGGGCCTCGAACTGGAAATGGACACGAGCCAGGACGACGAAGAGCGGGTGGTCGATGCGTTCGGGCTGTCGGTTCCAACGCGGATATCCGGGACTTTCGCTGCGCGTGACGCAGGGGGCGAGGCCGAATGCGCCCTGTCCGATACGCGCCTGATGGCTCGCTGCACGATCGGTAAGGGCGGTGCGCTGTTGATCGCCGACGCCGCAATCCTCGACGAAGATGACCATAACGCAGGCCAACACGCCGAAGACAAGGCGAGCGCAGAGCATTCCGAACGCCAAATTCGCGAAGCGGCGCTGACGGGCCTTCTCGAAAGCGGCTTCGAAGGCTGA